The following is a genomic window from Candidatus Tanganyikabacteria bacterium.
TACGCAGGTCGCCCCGGAGACCAGATTGACGATCACATCCACCCAGCGGCGGGCGCCCTCGGGCATGACGCGGGCCAGGGCGTCCATGTTGAGGTGCCGGCCGGCTTCGGTGGCGACCATCGCGCCGACCATGCCCGTCACCAGCACCAGGTGGCGCAGCAGCGGATCCGCCCAGGGCAGGCCCTTGTCGAACAATTCGCGCATGATCACCTGGTACGAGCCCAAAAGAATCATCGCGAAGACGAGCAGGATCAGCACCGCTCGTTCGGCAAAGCCGATGGCCTTGTCCACCGCGTGCAGCGGTGCGAGCAGGGGCGCCTCGGCCGGGATGCCGTGCTGCTCGAACGCCTGCAGCTCACCCGAGGGCGTCGGCTGGTGGGACGGGATGGGAGCGGTGCTCATCGTGGGTCGCCCTCGTCGGCTTGCAAGCGGCGCCGCCTAGTGGGCCCCACTCTCGATGGGTCGCCCTCGTCGGCTTGCAAGCGGCGCCGACTCGTGGGCCCCACTCTCATTGCCCAACCCCTGCCCGCACCTCCTTGAGGGCGTCGCCGGAGAAGAGCTCGCCCACCAGCTCGCCGGACACCTTGTCAGCGGCGTGCTTCACCTTCTTGAGCTCGGGAGCCGAGATGTCGGTGACCACGATGCCCTGCTTGCGGAGCGCCGCGAGGGCCCGCTGGTTGTCCTTGCGCCCCTCTTCGACGATTTGCCGGCTGTACTTCTCGCCGGCCGCCTTGAGCACGGTCTGCTCGTCGGGCGCGAGCTTGTCCCACGCCTTCTTGGTGACGATCAAGGCGCCGATCGACTGCGTGATGCGCAGGTCGAGCATGTACTTGACCTTGCCGTTCCACTGCAGCGCGAGCAGGCCCTGGGGCGCGTTGT
Proteins encoded in this region:
- a CDS encoding TRAP transporter small permease produces the protein MSTAPIPSHQPTPSGELQAFEQHGIPAEAPLLAPLHAVDKAIGFAERAVLILLVFAMILLGSYQVIMRELFDKGLPWADPLLRHLVLVTGMVGAMVATEAGRHLNMDALARVMPEGARRWVDVIVNLVSGATCVYLTVLAVQFVRDEMTAQGHEIAFGLQAWQVQIIFPISFGVMAFRFLLFFVDGLLGTREVPSHEPKAL